In Myxocyprinus asiaticus isolate MX2 ecotype Aquarium Trade chromosome 16, UBuf_Myxa_2, whole genome shotgun sequence, a single window of DNA contains:
- the plekha8 gene encoding pleckstrin homology domain-containing family A member 8 — MDGVLYKWTNYISGWQPRWFVLEGGTLSYYDSQEDAWKGCKGSIKMSVCEIQVHPSDFTRVDLIIPGEQYFYLRAINAAERQKWLVALGTAKACLTDNRTKREKELQENTVALKTKMSELRLYCDLLLQQVNKIKDDPLAEKPSDSEEIGDETGSLVKSTCTTFLKTLEECMQIASRTLNPDLISRTPPGSPPVAAIKPQKIRLAYPKNQYPGEKQEDSINMSGITSAQESGPENEPPPSPQEYIPTPPAGSSLIEEHEEHLEPHNGSSSSTQDLVETVSPAGEEEKDRPTEEDQQSPTQSKEQKFNEDIQAYLEVNEPQFDGKQEEEDKVDTFFSTMSHRFSDIILEDGSGIPTQAFLDSCYAIVPILDKLGPNVFAPVKMDFVGNIKKVQQKVVSDPESFPTLQSVVLHEVETEVAQVRNSATEALLWLKRGLKFLKEFLFQINTGEKDIQGALNNAYGKTLRQFHGWVVRGVFALALRAAPSYEGFMAALVSHEGDELKEGFTKGMHRDLEIYLPAMEKQLSILDSLYDEYGLESDEIV, encoded by the exons ATGGATGGAGTTTTATATAAATGGACCAACTATATCAGTG GTTGGCAGCCCCGTTGGTTTGTTCTTGAAGGAGGCACCCTTTCCTATTATGACTCGCAAGAAGACGCATGGAAAGGATGCAAGGGCAGCATCAAAATGTCTGTGTGTGAAATACAGG TTCACCCATCTGATTTCACAAGGGTTGACCTGATCATTCCAGGGGAACAATACTTTTATCTCAGGGCAATTAATGCAGCAGAGAGGCAGAAATGGCTTGTGGCATTAGGAACGGCAAAAGCCTGTCTCACAGACAACCGCACCAAGAGAGAGAAGG AGCTACAGGAGAATACAGTGGctctgaaaacaaaaatgtctgaGCTGAGGCTATACTGCGACCTTCTCCTCCAGCaagtgaacaaaataaaagacGATCCTCTGGCTGAGAAACCATCTGATTCTGAGGAG ATAGGGGATGAGACAGGAAGTCTGGTGAAGTCCACATGCACCACCTTCTTGAAGACTCTGGAAGAGTGTATGCAGATCGCCAGCCGGACGTTAAATCCAGACCTAATTAGTCGAACCCCTCCAGGCTCTCCCCCTGTGGCTGCCATCAAACCTCAGAAG ATCAGACTTGCTTATCCAAAAAATCAGTACCCAGGAGAAAA ACAGGAGGACTCCATAAACATGTCaggtattacatcagcacaggaGAGTGGACCAGAAAATGAACCACCTCCATCTCCACAGGAATAcataccaacacctcctgcag GAAGCAGTTTAATTGAGGAACATGAAGAGCACTTGGAGCCTCACAATGGCTCTTCATCAAGCACACAAGACCTTGTAGAGACTGTATCCCCTGCaggagaggaagaaaaagacagaccGACTGAAGAAGATCAACAGAGCCCCACACAGAGCAAAGAGCAGAAGTTCAATGAAGACATCCAGGCTTACCTGGAAGTGAATGAGCCTCAGTTTGATGGCAAACAGGAAGAGGAAGATAAAGTGGACACATTTTTCAGTACCATGAGCCACAG ATTTAGTGATATAATACTGGAGGACGGCAGTGGTATTCCTACACAGGCCTTTTTGGATTCTTGCTATGCTATAGTACCAATTTTAG ACAAGCTTGGACCAAATGTCTTTGCTCCAGTTAAAATGGATTTTGTGGGGAATATTAAG AAAGTACAGCAGAAGGTGGTGTCAGATCCTGAGAGTTTCCCCACACTGCAGAGCGTCGTGCTGCATGAGGTGGAGACAGAGGTGGCACAGGTGCGGAATTCAGCTACAGAAGCGCTGCTGTGGCTCAAACGTGGTCTGAAGTTCCTCAAAGAATTCCTTTTTCAAATTAACACAGGGGAGAAGGACATTCAAGGAGCTCTTA ATAATGCATATGGAAAAACACTAAGGCAATTTCATGGATGGGTTGTGCGAGGTGTTTTTGCG CTGGCTCTACGGGCCGCCCCATCCTATGAGGGTTTCATGGCTGCTCTGGTCTCTCATGAAGGCGATGAGTTGAAGGAGGGCTTCACCAAAGGCATGCATAGAGACCTGGAGATCTATCTGCCTGCTATGGAGAAACAGCTGTCCATCCTGGACTCTCTCTATGATGAGTACGGCCTGGAATCAGACGAGATTGTGTGA
- the fkbp14 gene encoding peptidyl-prolyl cis-trans isomerase FKBP14 yields MILELWTCIFSAFFFYVHGAKLPEPEVKIEVLYKPFLCHRKSKYGDILLVHYDGFLESNGTMFHSSRHQGDKNPVWFTLGIREVIKGWDKGLQGMCAGERRKLTIPPALAYGKEGKGKIPPESTLIFDIEIMEIRNGPRSHESFQEMDLNDDWKLSKSEVKEYLRKEFERHGYPANDTHHEVMVEDIFQKEDEDKDGFISAREFTYKHDEL; encoded by the exons ATGATTCTTGAGTTGTGGACATGCATTTTCTCTGCATTCTTCTTTTATGTGCATGGAGCAAAACTTCCGGAGCCAGAGGTGAAAATAGAAGTTTTATACAAACCATTCCTATGTCATCGAAAGTCCAAATACGGGGATATTCTTCTGGTTCACTACGACGGGTTTCTGGAGAGTAATGGCACAATGTTTCATTCCAG CCGTCATCAAGGAGATAAAAATCCTGTCTGGTTCACATTGGGGATCCGTGAGGTGATCAAGGGATGGGACAAGGGTCTTCAAGGCATGTGTGCAGGGGAGAGGAGGAAACTGACCATCCCTCCAGCTCTTGCATATGGCAAAGAGGGCAAAG GTAAAATTCCTCCAGAGAGCACTCTGATCTTTGACATTGAGATCATGGAGATCCGAAATGGGCCCAGATCACATGAGTCCTTTCAGGAAATGGACCTGAATGATGACTGGAAACTCTCCAAATCAGAG GTAAAAGAGTATCTGCGTAAAGAGTTTGAAAGACACGGATACCCTGCCAATGATACTCATCATGAAGTGATGGTTGAGGACATCTTTCAGAAGGAGGATGAAGATAAGGATGGATTTATATCAGCTCGAGAATTCACCTATAAACACGATGAACTGTAA